TGCTTAAAATCATTATTGCAGTTGCAGGTCATCTAATTATTTGTCATTACTTTATTTGCTTCTCTTTAGTAGAAGTTTCCTGATTTGTGCTTATAATGAGCAGTTGTGTGTCTTGACTTGATGAGGTTCTTTCATTCAAcagtttttaattcctttgtttAAAATCTGCAAAATTCAATATTCAGCGGCATAACTAGTGAGAACTATTGCCTACCTCGgccttttctttatctctgaagTGTGATAgtcattttccagttttttgctCAATTAAAATTGAGGTTTGCTGCAAATCCACTTAATATCAATAAATCCCCTAGAACTATGGACTCCATCAGCATTCAGAAAAGCAAAGGACCCATTCCCACTAATTTCAAACCTGAAAAGAACCATTAAAATTAGTTTGAGAATCACTTACAGCTGTACTcaagaataaaattaagattCAAGTACTCTGAAACATTTTACACAAaacattgagctccatgctcactCATCACCATATGCTACACAAAAAAAATCTGGTacatcaaagaaatagaagatgaaaTGTAGGTATTTAATTATAATTCTTAGTATAAACTGTAACATTATTTAGAACAATAAATAGAAAGGCAGCTATAGGTATAAATGGACATGGATAAACCATGAATATAGATATAAGTCAATGTCTacctctatttatttatctatctatatctattttcATCCATCTATCAAGAGAGACTGTGTTTGCTAAATTGAAAGATCTctggagtttctttaaagcagttTCCTGGCATAATTTCAGCcaggaaatatattttcatattttcctttttgaaagtaAGAAATAAGATTTATAGTCACTTGAAAGATATATAGTGCATTTGAAAAATGTACTGAGATAGAAACCGAAGAGACTAATTgctatattaattttattgatttgctcTGTTTATggagtttttccttcttttatagtAAGTGTAATTTGTCTTAActcacatattttaatattttttaattggttcCCACTGTTTATCTAGCACTTAATGAAATATTAAGGCAGGAGTATGTGGATAGAAAAGGAAAGTCACACAGCCTTTGTTTTCAGTTATAATAGTACGCAAGTGAGAAAACAACATTACTCAGTAAcagttacaaaaataaataatgtggttTACAATGGACTTGCGGAAAGTTAAAGACAACAAGGTGGTCACTTactctttaaaacaaagagatcttgtggcacggattgcatggagcactgggtgttataggcaaacaatgaatcatggaacactacatcaaaaactaatgatataatgtatggtgactagcataatacaataaaaaaaaagatcctgtatAAATAAACTCGTTTAAAAAAGGTGCAAGTAGGGGCAACTGTGTAGCTCAGTTGCTTAAACatcttctttcagctcaggtcacgatcccagggtccttgggatcaagccctacatttggctctctgctccatggggagcctgcttctccctctccttctgctgctccctttgcttgtactctttctctgtcaaataaacgaataaataaGATACTtgcactttctttaaaaaaagaaaagaaaatgcaagtagTACAGGTGGTTTGgcttaaaatttgaaaacaaatttgaatttgaattagCGATTGAAGTGTTTATTAGCAAGACtttggcaataaaaataaaatgaaataagaaacaaaaataaaacagaagaaaaatttcacTGTGTACACTTAAAGTAGAAGGAAGATAGGTTGCTCTAAGGTATGTTTCAATGTGAAAGGGAACATGTCTCAGGGTGAAGACTAAGAAAGGTAATTGCACATAGAAAATAGAAAGATTTCTTTATAATAAtgcacttaaaattatttaaaatgtttgcatACCAGAATAAAACCTTTCCTACTAAAATTGAAACTCACAAGGATTGAATATGGTACCATTTGTCCATTTCCAAGATTCTCCTTGTTTTCTGTTCAATCCAATCCAGTGCATAAAAGTTCCTGCATGTCTCCTCAAAAACTCCTTTCACAAAAATCAGGGCATTATCATTACTTAATATTTTAGATCACATTACTGAACACACTTCTCATCCCAACCTTCCCATCTTTATGATTTACATCTTAATCTGCATGCCCTAATGCTTCTTTAGCAACAGGTAGGGATATTAGCTTAGTTTATCAGAAAGATTTTCACTTTGCTCTTTCACTTCTTGAAAATCTGTAAGCAATAGAGTGACTTTCATCAAGTCATTGGAATTTTCTGAACTACACTGTCTCAAATTATCTTTAGGGGTAATTTCTATCTTTCAAATGAGAAACTGATGAGGAAAACGTATTTGAATTAATTTCCTCCAAACTGGACCATCAGTATGTTTTAGTCACAGAGTGAACGACAGAGACTATAAACTGATatgatgtttgtgtgtgtttggatgACAAAATCAGGAGCTGAGCATTTTCTCTAGGAACTGATACAGAACGTTTGTAAGGGTGACAGAGAACTAAtgcttccattttgttttatgcaCAGGTCCTCTCTCAAAAGTCACAGAGGAGGTATTTCAGGGGGAAAGTGTTTAATAGAAAGTATTACTACTgctaaaaatgggaaaattcagTGATAAACTACATGTGATCCTTGAACAATGCTGCCATGCAGTTGAAAACCTAAGCATAACTCTTGATTCCCCCCAAATTCAACTACTAATAGCTTACTATTGACATAAAGCATTATTGCTAAGATCAACAATTAACCCATATTTTGTAAGCTATACATATTATATTCTGctttcttacaataaagtagtAAACTAGAGAAAACGAAACGTTGttcagaaaatcacaaggaagagaaaatacacttacagtGCTGTACAGTTTGCTGAAAATAATCTGCATGTGAGTGGACCTGTACAGTTCAAACCTgtattgttcaaggatcaactaaCTGTCCTTTGAGGAGATACCAAAATAAGAATGTTATTGCTGCTGTATGTTTTCTCATATaatcagaaaccaaactaacTTCTGGATGATTATGATTTattgcaataaaaatatattgaatgatagatttcatttctcttctcttgactCCTTGCTATATATAGTTTAGTCAGCTCTCTTTATAAACAAACATATTCCCTCATCCAGTGTTCCTGCAGCCCAAGTCCCTCTTCTTCGTGCTTTTTCACTTCTGTCCATGGTCTCATGTTCTTCAAACCGCTATTTCCCTCAGATCCTCAGCCTAAATTCTAAGAGCCGTATCTattctttggatttaatttttccAGGCCATTCTTggcagaataaaaatttaaaggtatTCAAAACTATCCATTTAATAATTTGAGAACATCAAATAAAGACATTTGGCTATATAAACAGCATGCATCATTATTAAGGACATAACATCACCAGCTAATTTGActaagttcaaatcccagttcaaCAAGTTCTGGCTGTGTGACAATGGCTATGTTACATAATATCTCTGTGCCTAACTGTCTTCAACTATAAAATACAGGTATTTTCATATGCACTTCATAGGCACTGGGTGGTTTACATGAGTTTTATAGTTATACTTAGAACACTGTctgacatatattttcatattcatgtttatcatttttattctctctttgtACAAACTTAAGCTCTGAAATTGTTAAGAACGTTCCCATTTTCTTACCATATCCTCTTGTGTATCAATATGAGCATGTTCTGATCCTTGTGAAAGGCAAAATTGTTCACTGGCTGTCCAATTTTTGGTATCACTGGAAAAATAGAAACACTTCTTTCTTACTCCAATCCATTCGCCTGAACATTCCATAGTTTGGGGACATTTGAAAAGTCCTggaaatactgaaaaaagaaagaaaatatcagataAAAAGTAAGTTAAAGAGTATTTCTTTCATTCTGATGAATCAGGTTTACTTTTACTCCTATGGTTTGCAGTCTGTAAAATTAACTTCACTCATGGAATGCTGGACAAATTCAGTTCAGTTGTCTGTAAGGAAAACCACTTAATGGTCAGGCAGTCCATAGTTTATCCAATTTCCCTGGCTTCTACTTTGAAGAATGGAACTACTGGCCTCTCATATTCTATATTGACATCCTCTCAAAAACAATGTATAAAATTTAACAACTGACAAAAAGTCCTAGAGACATAAATACAAATAAGGCCTCACAGACTAGGGTAAGAAAGCTCACCTTTACCTTGAGAAATGAAATGCTTATAGACAAGAAAGGACATCCAAGCTAGGGAAGTAAAACTCACTGTACATGACAACAAATCATTGGAATATGAGTGAGTAAAACATTTGCTCTACTTCACCAATATTCAGTGCCAAAGAAGCTGGAATCATGAGGAATTGATTTCGGCATAGAgagttttgaaaattttctttttcaaggttttagTTAGGTGTTGAGTAATCAGAATAAGATAAAGTCCTTACCCTCCAAGTGTTTGAATAAGTTAATGTAACTAGCAAAGAAGCAAGTAAATGTTCAACTGTCAGGTCAACTCCAAAGCCTTCTCTCCTCATTTGCCATGATGTATAatagataacattttatttatttatttatttaaatataaatatacatatttatatatacttaaatatatataaatatttggaaGCAGATCCAGGCTGCCATACCTAAGTAATGAAATATAttgtgtttcaattttttaaattaattaatgaatgaatataaagGTTTCTTATAGAAACACttctctataaatattttaatactggggcacctgctggctcagttCAAAGGTGCTTGGTTGGGGCTCTTGATCTCTGAGTCATGAGTTCCCAAACCACGTGGGGTATAGaagtcactaaaaaaaaaataataataatataattatttaactgctagatatttaaatatcaatAACATTGAGCTCCAAGGACGCTATGATGACAAAAAGCTATATGCAAGAACAGTACTGGTACACTGTGaatgacaaagaaaataagaatcaaGAGCGCTAAATGTTACTTTAATGTAAGTGCCAACTTAAGTGTTATATTAAGTGAAACATGCATATGGGAAATCAAATTCTGAGACTATTACATGGATCAGGAATTTTAAAACCTACCTTTgaat
This DNA window, taken from Meles meles chromosome 7, mMelMel3.1 paternal haplotype, whole genome shotgun sequence, encodes the following:
- the CLEC2A gene encoding C-type lectin domain family 2 member A is translated as MEMHSKIVATITPERHDGKHDNWKHRTICKLKKCWMIYLCMCIILLIVVILVIAVFPGLFKCPQTMECSGEWIGVRKKCFYFSSDTKNWTASEQFCLSQGSEHAHIDTQEDMEFLRRHAGTFMHWIGLNRKQGESWKWTNGTIFNPWFEISGNGSFAFLNADGVHSSRGFIDIKWICSKPQF